The proteins below come from a single Methanobacterium formicicum DSM 3637 genomic window:
- the thpR gene encoding RNA 2',3'-cyclic phosphodiesterase has translation MRAFIAVDVDSRLSYKIQKIQKELKKTRAPLKMVEPENLHFTFKFFGEISSSHADQIISIMQEKLEKYQSFPLHIKGTGVFPKMDYMRVIWLGIEDPSQFSELQKDLDQEFAKMGFKKEKSYIPHLTIARVKGPQNRELLKEKIMELESVEISEMTLEKLVLKKSELTPVGPIYTDVKEFFI, from the coding sequence ATGAGAGCATTTATAGCAGTTGATGTGGATAGCAGGTTATCCTATAAAATACAGAAAATACAGAAGGAACTTAAGAAAACCCGCGCCCCATTGAAGATGGTGGAACCAGAAAACCTACACTTCACCTTCAAATTCTTTGGTGAGATTTCCTCATCCCATGCAGACCAGATAATCAGCATTATGCAGGAAAAACTGGAAAAATACCAGTCATTTCCACTGCACATCAAGGGAACAGGTGTATTCCCTAAAATGGATTATATGAGGGTTATATGGTTGGGAATTGAAGATCCAAGCCAGTTTTCTGAGCTTCAAAAAGACCTTGACCAGGAATTTGCCAAAATGGGATTCAAAAAGGAAAAAAGTTACATACCCCACCTCACCATAGCCCGGGTGAAAGGTCCTCAAAACAGGGAACTCTTAAAGGAGAAAATAATGGAATTAGAGTCCGTTGAAATTAGTGAAATGACCCTGGAAAAACTGGTTTTAAAAAAGAGTGAACTCACCCCGGTTGGCCCCATATACACCGATGTAAAGGAATTTTTCATTTAA
- the priS gene encoding DNA primase catalytic subunit PriS codes for MELKAATPNERRQYYREEWNVKDVPDFILNTLTQREFGFDHMGRGPNDRYRVFQDTDYLRKFMRVRTPFAAYSSVAFYHKPRRRDGWIKAEVVFDVDAKDIPIRSCGCDNVCEICLGQAKGIVQGLVDTLKGDLGLKNIYVVYSGRGYHIRVLDDMVMGMDSDVRSQIVKYLVGSEVPRSEYSSHGMKYKLEHFTIPFGYPQVFTQQVKQALLSLSLDTEIDDVSRDIKKAVIKHRELLNDDQWGLFRKSIGPQRYARLVKGIASLNLTLVDAKVSIDLKRILRLPSSLHSGVSMKSTLIKNLETFDPFRDAVPKFVYERKD; via the coding sequence ATGGAATTAAAAGCAGCCACCCCCAATGAACGCCGCCAGTACTACCGGGAAGAATGGAATGTGAAGGATGTTCCGGATTTCATTCTCAACACCCTCACCCAGAGGGAGTTCGGTTTTGACCATATGGGGAGGGGCCCCAATGACCGTTACCGTGTATTCCAGGATACAGATTATTTAAGAAAGTTCATGCGGGTTCGTACACCATTTGCTGCCTACTCATCAGTGGCATTTTACCATAAACCCCGACGCAGGGATGGATGGATAAAAGCAGAAGTGGTCTTTGATGTGGATGCCAAGGACATACCCATTAGATCCTGTGGCTGTGACAATGTCTGTGAAATATGCCTGGGTCAGGCAAAAGGTATTGTACAGGGACTGGTGGACACCCTTAAAGGTGACCTGGGGCTTAAAAATATATACGTGGTTTATTCGGGCCGTGGTTATCACATCAGGGTACTAGATGATATGGTGATGGGCATGGACAGTGATGTACGTAGCCAGATCGTCAAATATTTAGTGGGTTCTGAAGTTCCACGCAGTGAATACTCCAGTCACGGGATGAAATACAAGTTGGAGCACTTCACCATCCCCTTTGGATATCCACAGGTATTCACCCAGCAGGTTAAACAGGCCCTATTGAGCCTGAGCTTGGATACAGAAATTGATGATGTTAGCAGGGATATTAAGAAGGCAGTTATCAAACATCGTGAATTACTAAATGATGACCAGTGGGGACTTTTTAGAAAATCAATAGGCCCCCAGAGGTACGCCAGACTGGTTAAAGGCATAGCATCTTTAAACCTCACATTAGTTGATGCCAAGGTTTCCATAGATCTAAAAAGGATTCTAAGATTACCATCTTCCCTGCACTCTGGAGTCAGTATGAAATCCACTCTTATCAAGAACCTGGAAACATTCGACCCCTTCCGTGATGCAGTTCCTAAATTCGTTTATGAAAGGAAGGATTGA
- the metG gene encoding methionine--tRNA ligase → MSKDSSKVFITCALPYANGPCHLGHLRSTYIPADIYARYNRMKGKDVLLVCATDEHGTPIAVQAEKEGVSPLDVATRNYELIKRDLELSDISFDNFSRTTDPLHYEISQNFFLDLYNKNFIYPKTIQQLYCPECERFLPDRYVEGTCPHCNAEGARGDHCETCGRHLEPVQLVEPRCLICNSEPEARESEQYYFRLSNFQEQLKETLENNTQFPANVRNYALQWINEGLKDWILTRDMDWGIPVPLEGADGKIIYVWGEAFLGYISSAAQWARRENTPWEPYWNDRAVHFIGKDIIYHHSIFWQAMLMAYGCKLPYNIVAGEYLSLEGRKMSTSKNWVIWAADFMEKFDADLLRYYLVANAPLTRDTDFSWDDFQRRVNDELADVVGNFMHRTFSFTHRFFQGEIPEPGKFNDYDQQVQKEIAESPGRVGVHIENFDFREGLKEIIKLAKLGNKYFNDQEPWRTVKEEGDRAATTLYLCNQIAKVISIIISPYLPSKAGKMREILGLNAGNGDTLSWDDAAGFLPAGTPISKAKPLFAKIDDDVIAAEKDALYKNLEETEVMDDLISIDDFIKLDLRVGKVIGAEKVKGSDKLLKLMVDVKDKQLQVVAGLATKYSPEDILNQKVIVLVNLQPAKLFGIKSEGMVLAAGDSLSLLTAPDATIGERIQ, encoded by the coding sequence TTGAGTAAAGATTCAAGTAAAGTATTTATCACCTGTGCCCTGCCCTACGCCAACGGGCCGTGTCACCTGGGACACCTGCGTTCAACATATATACCCGCAGATATTTACGCCCGTTATAACCGTATGAAGGGTAAGGATGTGTTACTGGTCTGTGCTACTGATGAACACGGAACACCCATAGCTGTTCAGGCAGAAAAGGAAGGAGTATCACCCCTGGATGTTGCCACCCGTAATTACGAGTTAATCAAAAGGGATCTGGAATTATCAGATATTTCCTTTGACAATTTTTCCAGAACCACCGACCCCTTACATTATGAAATATCCCAGAACTTCTTTTTAGACCTTTACAATAAAAATTTCATTTATCCCAAAACCATCCAGCAGCTTTACTGCCCGGAATGTGAACGATTCCTCCCGGACCGATACGTGGAGGGCACCTGCCCCCACTGTAATGCAGAAGGTGCACGGGGTGACCACTGCGAAACCTGTGGCCGGCACTTGGAACCAGTGCAACTGGTGGAGCCAAGGTGTCTCATCTGCAACAGCGAACCTGAAGCCAGGGAATCTGAACAGTACTACTTCCGTTTAAGCAACTTCCAGGAACAACTTAAGGAAACCCTGGAGAATAACACACAATTCCCGGCAAATGTCCGTAATTATGCCCTGCAATGGATCAATGAAGGATTAAAAGACTGGATCCTCACCAGAGACATGGACTGGGGTATCCCGGTACCACTGGAGGGTGCAGATGGTAAGATCATCTATGTCTGGGGAGAAGCATTCTTGGGCTACATCTCTTCAGCTGCACAGTGGGCCCGTCGTGAAAACACCCCCTGGGAGCCCTACTGGAATGACCGGGCAGTGCACTTCATTGGTAAGGATATCATTTACCACCACAGTATATTCTGGCAGGCAATGCTCATGGCTTACGGCTGCAAATTACCATATAACATAGTAGCTGGAGAATACCTTTCACTGGAGGGCCGTAAGATGTCAACCAGTAAAAACTGGGTGATATGGGCTGCGGACTTTATGGAGAAATTTGATGCAGATTTATTAAGATATTACCTGGTGGCCAATGCACCGCTCACCCGGGACACTGACTTTTCCTGGGATGACTTCCAGAGGAGAGTTAACGATGAACTGGCCGATGTGGTGGGTAATTTCATGCACCGTACCTTCTCCTTCACCCACCGTTTCTTCCAGGGTGAAATACCCGAACCTGGCAAATTCAATGATTATGACCAGCAAGTTCAAAAGGAAATAGCTGAAAGTCCAGGACGGGTTGGTGTGCATATTGAAAACTTCGATTTCAGGGAAGGTCTCAAGGAAATCATAAAACTGGCCAAACTGGGAAACAAATACTTCAATGACCAGGAACCATGGAGAACAGTTAAAGAAGAAGGTGACCGGGCTGCCACCACCCTTTATTTATGTAATCAGATTGCAAAGGTAATCAGTATCATTATAAGCCCCTACTTACCATCTAAAGCCGGGAAGATGAGAGAAATCCTAGGTTTAAATGCTGGTAATGGTGATACTTTAAGCTGGGATGATGCTGCCGGGTTTTTACCCGCTGGAACCCCAATTTCCAAGGCAAAACCATTATTTGCCAAAATTGATGATGATGTAATTGCAGCAGAAAAAGATGCACTTTATAAAAATTTAGAGGAGACCGAAGTTATGGATGATCTAATCAGTATTGATGATTTTATAAAACTGGACCTGCGAGTAGGTAAAGTAATTGGAGCAGAAAAAGTTAAGGGGTCTGATAAACTCTTAAAGTTAATGGTTGATGTTAAAGACAAACAGTTACAGGTTGTGGCAGGTTTAGCCACCAAATATTCACCAGAAGACATACTAAACCAGAAGGTAATTGTACTGGTGAATCTCCAACCAGCCAAACTCTTCGGCATAAAATCCGAGGGAATGGTACTGGCAGCTGGAGATAGCCTCAGTCTCCTAACTGCTCCTGATGCAACCATTGGTGAAAGAATACAATAA
- a CDS encoding 3-dehydroquinate synthase II, with amino-acid sequence MKFAWIMAEGNVWDKKKQFITTGLESGMDHIVDFSDVENIRKLGNVKLISDIESADVVLVGRNSEGDGTLIIPDDLSKSKDLAAVKRLKRRDKKVAAYVEILSKKHEELAATLGKEADYLILMGRDWKVIPLENLIAGLQDEKVKIIAAVADYDEAKLALETMEHGTDGILLCPHEISQIKKVAELMEKIQSEDYQLKPATITKVEPVGIGDRVCVDTCSMMQLGEGMLVGSYSQGLFLVHSESMESEYVASRPFRVNAGPVHAYVMTPGNRTKYLSELETGDEVLTVDQNGKSKVAIVGRVKIEKRPLMLVEAEYDEVVLRTLLQNAETIRLVTEDGKPTSVAELKVGDKIMIYLDPNARHFGMAIEETIIEK; translated from the coding sequence ATGAAATTTGCATGGATAATGGCCGAAGGTAATGTATGGGATAAGAAAAAACAATTCATTACCACTGGACTAGAATCAGGGATGGATCATATCGTTGACTTCAGCGATGTGGAAAACATCCGCAAACTGGGTAATGTAAAGCTCATCTCAGATATAGAAAGTGCCGATGTGGTGCTGGTGGGTCGAAACAGTGAAGGAGATGGCACCCTCATCATACCTGATGATCTTTCCAAATCCAAGGACCTGGCTGCAGTGAAGAGATTGAAACGAAGGGATAAAAAGGTAGCAGCCTACGTTGAAATCCTCAGTAAAAAACACGAAGAACTGGCTGCCACACTGGGAAAAGAAGCAGATTACCTCATCCTAATGGGCCGTGACTGGAAAGTCATACCCCTGGAGAACCTTATTGCAGGATTACAGGATGAAAAGGTTAAGATCATAGCAGCAGTAGCAGACTATGATGAGGCAAAACTGGCCCTGGAAACAATGGAACACGGAACCGATGGTATACTGCTATGTCCCCATGAAATCAGCCAGATAAAAAAGGTAGCCGAGTTAATGGAGAAAATACAGAGTGAAGATTACCAGTTGAAACCAGCCACCATCACCAAGGTGGAACCAGTGGGTATTGGAGACCGGGTCTGTGTGGACACCTGCTCCATGATGCAGTTAGGAGAAGGGATGCTGGTGGGATCCTACTCCCAGGGACTGTTCCTGGTGCACAGTGAGTCCATGGAAAGCGAATACGTTGCCTCACGACCCTTCCGGGTTAACGCAGGACCAGTGCATGCCTACGTCATGACCCCTGGAAACAGGACCAAGTACCTATCAGAACTGGAAACCGGAGACGAAGTCCTAACCGTGGACCAGAATGGTAAAAGTAAAGTAGCCATAGTGGGACGGGTTAAAATAGAAAAACGTCCGTTGATGCTGGTGGAAGCAGAATACGATGAAGTGGTTCTTAGAACCCTTCTTCAAAATGCAGAAACAATCCGCCTGGTTACAGAAGACGGTAAACCCACTTCCGTGGCAGAACTGAAAGTAGGGGATAAGATAATGATCTACCTGGACCCCAATGCCCGGCACTTTGGGATGGCCATTGAAGAGACTATTATTGAGAAATAA
- a CDS encoding 2-amino-3,7-dideoxy-D-threo-hept-6-ulosonate synthase encodes MIGKKIRIERIINRKTGRCVIVPMDHGASIGPVDGIIKMAETIDEVASGGANAVIMHKGMVGTGHRGYGRDIGLIIHLSASTALGPDPDHKVLVTSVEKAIQLGADAVSVHVNVGSEMEPEMLMHLGSISEICDDWGMPLIAMMYPRGRKIDNEHSAEVVKLAARAGAELGADIIKTNYTGDPDTFKEVIDGCPVPLVIAGGPRVETDRELLEMVKNSVDMGGAGVAIGRNIFQARSPQKTTRAIAEIVHNDLDVDEALKILNGR; translated from the coding sequence ATGATAGGAAAGAAAATCAGGATTGAACGAATTATCAACCGAAAAACCGGGCGCTGTGTTATTGTGCCCATGGACCACGGTGCTTCAATTGGACCTGTGGATGGAATAATAAAAATGGCAGAGACCATTGACGAAGTTGCAAGCGGCGGTGCCAACGCTGTGATAATGCATAAAGGAATGGTTGGCACAGGACACCGAGGATATGGACGAGATATCGGACTGATTATTCATTTATCTGCCAGCACTGCTCTGGGACCTGACCCTGATCATAAAGTTCTGGTAACCTCAGTGGAAAAAGCCATCCAGCTGGGAGCAGATGCAGTATCAGTACACGTAAACGTGGGATCAGAAATGGAACCCGAGATGTTAATGCACTTGGGAAGCATTTCCGAGATATGTGATGACTGGGGAATGCCCTTAATTGCCATGATGTACCCTAGAGGCAGGAAAATCGACAACGAACACTCTGCAGAAGTAGTGAAACTGGCTGCCCGTGCCGGTGCCGAACTGGGAGCCGACATCATTAAAACCAACTACACTGGAGACCCGGACACATTCAAAGAAGTTATTGATGGCTGTCCAGTACCACTGGTTATTGCTGGAGGACCACGGGTTGAAACCGACCGGGAACTTCTGGAAATGGTTAAAAACTCAGTGGACATGGGTGGAGCTGGTGTGGCCATAGGAAGAAACATTTTCCAGGCCAGATCACCACAGAAAACCACCAGGGCCATTGCTGAGATTGTTCACAATGACCTGGATGTTGATGAGGCCCTTAAAATCCTTAACGGCCGATAA
- the cca gene encoding CCA tRNA nucleotidyltransferase, protein MIDFKQVLDDIEPSKEEVSNVHSLSDKLIEIINRNAQKEGIDAEAVLLGSVAKNTWISNGNNSEGKDLDIDIFIKFPLTTSLDDLKVHGLELAKKCIKEVNGTYEARYASHPYLTGTIQGYMVDFVPCYDIEDASQLKSAVDRTLLHTQYIMANLKPEQTQEVRLLKRFMKMVGTYGSEFKVGGFSGYLCELLVIHYGSFMDVLRGVFDQWKPGFEIDLMEFGTARSFKDPLVVVDPTDGNRNVSAALTLQKMAEFRVAAGNFLDDPKTSYFYPKNLKFTRESIRDEFKNRETHSFILAFPAPDISADALHPQIQKTEKSLVRIMENEDFQVMGSDSWSDEDKTGLILLEMNTWHLPPYKKHYGPMVWDDENGKRFLKKHPDSWTEGEQWVTLAKREYPDAHSLIQGTLTPEGIRNLRVGKHLKKKILDKYQLVDVLDLLIAEDADEDILKFLYCYLHKNELLTRD, encoded by the coding sequence GTGATTGATTTTAAACAGGTTTTAGATGATATTGAACCCTCAAAAGAAGAGGTATCAAATGTTCACAGTTTATCAGATAAGTTAATTGAAATTATAAACCGTAATGCCCAAAAGGAGGGTATTGATGCAGAGGCAGTGCTGTTAGGTTCAGTGGCCAAGAATACATGGATATCCAATGGCAATAACAGTGAAGGCAAGGACCTGGATATTGATATTTTCATAAAATTCCCACTCACCACTTCTTTAGATGATCTGAAGGTCCATGGTCTGGAACTTGCAAAAAAATGTATAAAAGAAGTTAATGGAACCTACGAAGCACGGTACGCATCACACCCCTACCTCACCGGTACCATTCAAGGTTACATGGTTGATTTTGTTCCCTGTTATGATATTGAAGATGCAAGTCAGCTGAAATCTGCAGTGGATCGCACCCTTCTCCATACCCAGTACATTATGGCCAATTTGAAACCAGAACAGACCCAGGAAGTTCGTCTCCTGAAACGCTTCATGAAGATGGTGGGAACCTATGGCTCTGAGTTCAAGGTGGGTGGATTTTCAGGATACCTGTGTGAATTACTGGTAATTCATTACGGTTCATTCATGGATGTTCTTCGAGGGGTTTTTGACCAGTGGAAACCCGGGTTTGAGATCGACCTCATGGAATTCGGCACTGCCAGGTCCTTTAAGGACCCCCTGGTGGTGGTGGATCCCACAGATGGAAACCGGAATGTTTCAGCAGCACTTACACTGCAGAAAATGGCAGAGTTCCGTGTGGCAGCAGGTAATTTCCTGGATGATCCTAAAACCTCATATTTTTATCCTAAAAATCTTAAGTTCACCAGAGAAAGTATCAGGGATGAATTTAAAAATAGGGAAACTCATTCATTTATCCTGGCTTTCCCTGCTCCGGATATTTCTGCTGATGCCCTGCACCCACAGATCCAGAAGACTGAAAAATCCCTGGTGAGGATCATGGAAAATGAAGACTTCCAGGTTATGGGCAGTGATTCATGGAGTGATGAGGATAAAACTGGTTTAATACTCCTGGAGATGAACACCTGGCATCTTCCACCTTATAAAAAGCATTATGGTCCCATGGTATGGGATGATGAAAATGGAAAGAGATTCCTTAAGAAGCATCCAGATTCATGGACCGAAGGTGAGCAGTGGGTTACACTAGCCAAACGTGAATACCCTGATGCCCATTCCCTTATCCAGGGAACCCTCACACCAGAGGGGATCAGGAATCTCAGGGTGGGCAAACATTTGAAGAAGAAAATCCTGGATAAATACCAGCTGGTGGATGTTCTGGATCTGTTAATTGCCGAAGATGCAGATGAGGATATACTTAAATTCCTGTATTGCTACCTGCATAAGAATGAGCTTTTAACCCGGGATTAA
- a CDS encoding DNA primase: MVSISFLNPLSPEGKDIVRELGSFEGISEDIPELRSLVAHNPSQEIVDDQEIPSNYLELALKRMEWYIQKKHDREFNSRKYAFLSDYAITKYDVISFYLLCQAIGVKFGPNSRETRVMVEAQGDLVQERLGKLRTEDSRFIVEKSLQMLLKDDLVHWTFFQELLSTRKIRLTDLLLDSGELILDREDFLDRFGPRIKQRNPSSMYELLIGDELKELIMVKMIMQETEDYIKQVHEKARIMVEPNPILLELADEVAEVLAEPMQSYGYGSGRGGSGPMKAGPLNPLAFPPCVKKALEGIKSGGRNDAIVLFMTPFVSYARLYPDVFRMNISKRISDQDPQLEVTENEVLPLIYEAAQRCVPPLFDDQPQEKVNINAKLGFGMHSTLKMEHEGETTWYTPMSCEKIKLHLPHLCRPDEVCKKIGNPLSYYNRMIWEVSNLDKGGPDSGNSNASNNFAAESPRNTGTNGKSNVNTGANGKNNQSVPKSSNKNKSHDKKSGEA; this comes from the coding sequence ATGGTTTCAATCTCTTTTTTAAACCCCCTATCACCAGAAGGAAAAGACATTGTAAGGGAATTGGGCAGCTTTGAAGGGATATCAGAGGATATTCCAGAACTTAGAAGTTTAGTAGCCCATAATCCATCCCAGGAAATTGTAGATGATCAGGAAATACCATCAAATTACCTGGAACTTGCCCTGAAGAGGATGGAATGGTATATCCAGAAAAAGCATGACCGGGAATTTAACAGCAGGAAATATGCATTTCTTTCTGATTATGCCATAACCAAGTATGATGTTATCTCATTTTACCTTCTCTGCCAGGCTATTGGAGTTAAATTCGGACCTAACTCCCGTGAAACCAGGGTTATGGTGGAGGCACAGGGTGATCTGGTTCAGGAGAGGTTGGGTAAATTACGTACTGAAGATAGCAGGTTTATTGTGGAAAAGTCCCTGCAGATGTTACTGAAAGATGACCTGGTGCACTGGACCTTCTTCCAGGAGCTGTTGAGCACCCGTAAGATACGCCTCACTGATCTGTTACTGGACAGTGGAGAACTGATACTGGACCGGGAAGATTTCCTGGACCGGTTCGGGCCCCGGATAAAGCAACGGAATCCCAGCAGCATGTACGAGCTGTTAATTGGGGATGAACTCAAGGAACTTATCATGGTCAAGATGATCATGCAGGAAACCGAGGACTACATTAAACAGGTTCATGAAAAGGCACGGATCATGGTAGAACCCAACCCCATACTCCTGGAACTGGCTGATGAGGTGGCCGAGGTACTGGCCGAGCCAATGCAGAGTTACGGTTATGGTTCAGGTAGGGGTGGAAGCGGGCCAATGAAAGCCGGTCCACTGAACCCACTGGCATTCCCACCCTGCGTAAAAAAAGCCCTGGAGGGTATAAAATCAGGGGGGCGGAACGATGCCATAGTACTCTTCATGACACCGTTTGTTTCCTATGCCCGGTTGTATCCTGATGTTTTCAGGATGAATATCTCCAAACGTATCTCTGACCAGGATCCACAGCTGGAAGTTACAGAAAACGAGGTCCTGCCACTTATCTACGAGGCTGCACAGCGATGTGTGCCACCATTATTTGATGACCAGCCCCAGGAAAAGGTTAATATAAATGCCAAGCTTGGTTTTGGAATGCACTCCACCCTGAAGATGGAGCACGAGGGTGAAACCACCTGGTACACTCCCATGAGCTGTGAGAAGATAAAACTGCACCTTCCACATCTTTGCCGGCCAGATGAGGTTTGTAAAAAGATAGGTAATCCTTTAAGTTACTATAATAGGATGATATGGGAAGTGAGTAACCTGGACAAAGGAGGGCCTGATTCTGGTAATTCAAATGCTTCAAATAACTTTGCTGCAGAAAGTCCACGAAATACAGGTACAAATGGAAAGTCTAATGTTAATACTGGGGCTAATGGTAAAAATAACCAGTCTGTTCCTAAATCATCTAATAAAAATAAATCACATGATAAAAAATCAGGGGAGGCCTAA